In a single window of the Gammaproteobacteria bacterium genome:
- the rpsL gene encoding 30S ribosomal protein S12, whose protein sequence is MPRISQLVQEPRVQKRKKSTVPALNRCPQRRGVCTRVYTTTPKKPNSALRKVARVRLTNGNEVSAYIGGEGHNLQEHSVVLIRGGRVKDLPGVRYHIVRGSLDTAGVSGRRQGRSKYGEKRPKK, encoded by the coding sequence ATGCCAAGAATAAGCCAGTTAGTGCAGGAACCGCGTGTTCAAAAACGCAAGAAAAGCACCGTGCCTGCATTAAACCGATGTCCCCAGAGAAGGGGAGTATGTACCCGTGTATATACAACAACCCCGAAAAAACCAAACTCGGCGTTACGTAAAGTCGCCCGCGTACGTCTCACCAATGGTAATGAAGTCAGTGCTTATATTGGTGGTGAGGGACATAATCTGCAAGAGCACTCCGTTGTATTGATCCGTGGCGGACGTGTTAAAGACTTACCCGGTGTTCGTTATCACATTGTACGTGGCAGTTTGGATACTGCTGGAGTTTCAGGACGTCGTCAGGGTCGTTCTAAATATGGTGAAAAACGTCCTAAAAAATAA